Genomic window (Chitinophaga parva):
CCAGGGCTTTGAGCAGCAGGAAAGTTTTCTTGTTCACCAGGATATCCCCTCCTACCTGCTTTCCAAACTTTTCCGGGTCGCCAAAGGCATCCAGGTAGTCATCCTGGATCTGGAAGGCAATGCCCACATTCTTTCCAAACTCGTATAAATGCGCCTGGTTCCCCTCGCTGCCCCCGCCAATGATGGCGCCAAGCTGCAGGCTGGCAGCCAGCAACACGGAGGTTTTGAGGCCTATCATATGCACATAGTCGGCATACTGTACCTGGCCCGGATCCATTTTTTCAAAGTCCATATCCAGTTGCTGGCCTTCGCATACTTCAATGGCCGCCTTGTTGAACACGGCGGTGAGCCTTTGCTGGTAGCGCGGCTGCACCTTGTTGAGGAACTGGTATACGTAGATCAGCATTACATCCCCGGCCAGCAGGGCGGTGCTGTCGTTGTACTTGGTATGTACAGTGGGCATGCCCCGGCGCAGGGGAGCCTTGTCCATGATATCGTCGTGAATGAGGGTAAAGTTATGGAACAGCTCTACTGCATTGCCTACCTGGAAAGCGTCGGGGTGCAGCTCGTCGAAGAGTTCATTGCCCATGAGGGTCAGTACCGGGCGTATGCGCTTGCCGCCTATGCCCAGGATATAGCCGGCGGGCTCATACAATGATGCGGGCGTACCGGGGAAATGCCATTGGCTGAACTGCTTTTCGAATAGTGCGATTAAGTCTTGGAACGAGTGCATGGAGTGAATTTAACCAGGTGCAAAATAGTGAAAATTGTCCTAGGTCTTAAGTCTTAGGTCTTAAGTCTTGGGCAGTAGGTAACGACAAAAAAAGCCCGGAGCTTTTCTCCGGGCTTTAGGGACTTCCTGGTGGAAGGTTATTTCTTTTTCTTCACGGCTGCTTTTTTGGCGGCGGCTTTAGGCGCGGGTTTCGCGGCTTTCTTGGCAGCTGCTTTGGGCTTGGCCCTGGAGGTTGTTTTTGTGGCGGCTTTGGCTGTTGGCTTGGCAGTAGCTTTCTTTGCGGCTGCTTTGGAAGCGGGTTTCGCGGCCTTTACAGCAGCTTTTTTGGCGGCCGCTTTTTTAGCGGGGGCCTTGGCCGTGGTTTTGGCTGCGGCTTTTTTCGGAGCGGCTTTGGTGGCCTTTTTCGCAGTTACGGCTTTCTTGGCCGGTGCGGTAGCTTTCTTCGGCGTTTCCTTTTTAGCGGCGGTGGTTTTGGTTACCTTTTTCTTTGGCGCTTCTTTCACCTTTTTCGCAGCGGCTCTTTTGGCCGGTTCGGCTTTTTTCGGAGCGGCTTTGGCAGTTTTTTCCGCAGTGGTGGCTACTGTTTTGGCTTTCAGCTTTTTAGCGGTAGCAACGGCTGCTGCTTTTTTCTCTTCTGTTTTGGCAGCTTTGGTGGTAGCGGCTTTGGTGGCTGCTTTAGCCGTTTTTGCCACGGCCTTTTCAAATTTGGCTGCTTCTTTCAGTTGCTTGGCCGGAATAGCTTTGGATTTTGGTTTTACCTTTTTCAGGTCCTCTTTCGCGGCTTTTTCCGGTGCGGCTGCTGTGGCCTTGGTTTTCTTAGCCGGGGCTTCTGCGGCTTTGGTAGCCTTTTTAGCGGCAGTTTTCTTCACCGGTTCTTCTTCCACGGGGGCGGCTTTTTTAACGGCCTGTTTGGTGGCTTTCTTAGCTGGTGTGGCTACTACCGGTGCTGCTTTTTCCTTACCCTTGTCCTTGCCTTTGGTCTTAGTGGCTGGTGCGGGTGTGGCTTCCACGGGTGCTGGTGCAGCAGGAGTACCAGCAGCGGCTGCGGCTTCCCTGGCCAGGCGTGCTTCTTCCATGGCGCGTTGTTTACGGGCCTTTTCACGCAGCTTGCGCTTTTGATTCTTGGACAGCTTGGGCGCTGGCTCCTGGCCGCTGATGGGTTGTGCCTGGCCCTGCAACGGTTTGCCGGAAACGGGGCGCTGTGGCTGGTTTTCGGCTTGTTCCTGTTGCTCGCCTTCCTGGGCTTTATACTCGCGTTTTTTATCACGGCGCTTTTTCTTCCGTTCGCGGTTGCGCTGGCGGCGGCGTTCGCGTTCAGCTTCGCTGAGGCCCTGCTCCTGCTGTTGCTCCACTGCTTCCGCTTCTGCTTCCTGTTCCTGGGGAGCGGCCAGTGGCTTGGGCTTTTGTTTGTGCTTGTGCTGCGGTTGCTGGCGGCCTACGTTGGTGCGCATTACATCGCCGGGGGCGCGGCCATAGCCAGGTTCGTCCAGGTCGTAGTCCAGCTGGCGTTTATCCAGGTTAGCGGCTACTACCTTGATCTTTACTTTATCACCGATGGAGAATTTGATGCCGGTATTAGCACCCACCAGGGCGTATTCATTTTCGTTGTAGCGGAAATCGTCCTTGGCGGTGAGGCTGTGGATGCTTACCAGGCCTTCGCACTTGGTATCTACGGTCTCTACCCAGAAACCGAAGTTGCTCACGCCGCTGATCACGCCGGCAAAAGTATCGCCAATGAACTGCTGCATGTATTCCACCTGCTTGTATTTGTTGCCGGCGCGCTCACTTTCCATGGCCTTGCGTTCCATTTCAGAGCAGTGTTTGCACTTGGCATCCATTTCAGGGTCGGGGCGCACTTCGTTGTTCAGGCATTCCTGGATCACGCGGTGCACCAGCACGTCCGGATAGCGGCGGATGGGTGATGTGAAGTGGGCGTAATGTTCAAAGCCCAGGCCATAGTGGCCAATGTTTGACGTCGTGTAAGATGCTTTGGCCATGGTGCGGATGCCCATGGTTTCCAGCACGTGCTGCTCGGGGCGGCCATGCGCCAGTTGCAGCATTTTATTGAAGGAGGCGGCAATGGTCTCCGGTGTATGCATATCGAATTTATAGCCAAACTGCAGGGCGAACACGGAGAATATCTTCAGTTTCTCTTCATCCGGGTTATCATGCACGCGGTATGGGAAGGGCACGGGCTGGCCATTCACCCGCAGGCTGCTTACGTATTCTGCCACGGTGCGGTTGGCCAGCAGCATGAGTTCTTCAATGAGCTGGTGGGCTTCCTTACTTTCTTTCAGTATTACGCCAATGGGCTTGCCGTCAGGGTCCAGCTGGAATTTCACTTCCGTGGATGAGAAGTTGATGGCGCCATTGCGGAAGCGATCTGCCCGCAGCTGGCGGGCCATGTTATTGAGCAGCAGGATCTCATTGCGATAATGGGGGCCTTTGCCGGATTCAATGACTTCCTGCACTTCTTCGTAGGTGAAGCGGTGGTCGGAGTGGATCACGGTGCGGCCTATCCATTTGTTCTTCACTTTCCCGTCTGCCGTCATTTCAAACATGGCGGAGAAAGTGAGCTTATCTTCATGCGGGCGCAGGGAGCAAAGCTCGTTGGAGATCTTTTCCGGCAGCATGGGTAGCACGCGATCCGGCAAATACACGCTGGTAGCGCGTTTGTAGGCTTCTGCGTCCAGGGCGGAGCCGGGGCGCACATAATAGCTTACATCTGCAATGTGCACGCCTACTTCATAGTTACCTGTTTTGAGGAGGCGGATGGAAATGGCGTCATCAAAGTCTTTGGCGTCGTAAGGGTCTATGGTGAAGGTGGTTACCTTGCGGAAATCTTTACGTTTGGCTACTTCTTCCTGGGGTATTTCCTGGGGCAGTTTGTTGGTTTCTTCCATCACTTCATCGGGGAAGTTGAGGATAAAGCCATTGTCCAGCAGGATCTCTTTCATGGCCATATCACCGGCGTTGCGGGCGTCCAGGATCTCTACCACTTCCCCGGAGGGCTTGCGGCTTTTGCCGGACTCACCGCCCCAGCTGGTGATCTTTACCAGGGCCTTATCCCCGTTCACACCGCCTTTCAGCGCAGAGAGGGGAATATAAATATCGGGCAGCGTTGCATTGCGTTCAGACACGAGGAAAGCAAAGTTGTCACTCACCTGGAGGGTGCCGGTAAATTCGCTCTTCTTGCGGGTGTTCACCTGGGTGATCACTCCTTCCATACGGCCTTTGCCCTGGTGGACCACCTTTACGGTTACTTCATCGCCATTTTGCGCAGTGTTCAGATCATGGGGTCTTACCATAATATCGCGCTCCACGCCTTCTACGATCACGAAGGCCATGCCGGAACGGGTAATTTCTAACTTGCCAGTGTAGGTCTGGCCCGAGGAATTATTGTGTTGCTGCTGATGATGACGCTGTTGGTGATGGTTATGACTGCCCCGATTTGTATTCTTTTTTTTGTTCTTGTTTCTTGACATTGGGATGTTCGCTTGGTATTAGTTGTTAGTGACACGGCCCTCTATGTTTGTTGCATTCCCGGGCCCGTGTGTTAAGCATTCTGTTCCGCCGAGGCCGAGATCAGCGTATTTGCTATATAATCAAAAATATAATTATTAAATGAATCTCCCGCCTGATCCAGGAAGGAAATTTCTATGGGCATCACCGCGATGGTGAGCCCTGCTGCTTCAATCTCCTGCTGCAGCAGGTGCAGGCGCACGGCGTCTTTCTCGGTCGTGATCACCAGTTTGCGTGCACCGGGCAGGTCGTCCAGCTCTTTCCGGATCTTTGCCACGTCTGCAGGTCCGTAATAATAATGATCGGCAAAAGGCAGGAGGAACACCTTTTTGAACGATTGCTGTAGATGCCGCAGCAACGGCTCCGGGCGGGCTATGCCGGCCACCACCAGTACCGCATCGTATTGCCCCGGGTCAAAGGGCTCTGCGGTAAAAAGATCATACAACTGGCCGTACTGCAGGGCCGTGAAGTACAATTGCTGACCGGGCTGGGGCGCAATCTCCCGGCGGATGGCGTCCATTTCTTCCTTACCCAGGTCTGGCGGGCATTTGCTCACGATGATCACATTGGCCCGGAGGTAACCTTTCCGGCCTTCTCTCAGGTAACCAAAGGGCACCACGTGGTCTTTCGTGAAGCGGCGGCTGTAATCGGTCAGGAGGATGTTGAGCCCCGGTTTCACCGAGCGGTGCTGGAAAGCATCGTCCAGCAGGATCACCTGGGTATCGGGTACATCGCTCACCAACTGCGGAATGGCCAGCATGCGCTCCTCGCCTACACACACCGTAATGTCGGGGAATTTGCGGTGGAACTGCATGGGCTCATCCCCGATGTCATTGGCCGTGCTGCGGGCACCTGCCAGCACGTAGCCCCTGGTGCGGCGCTGGTAGCCGCGGCTCAGCGTGGCCACCCGGTATACGTCTTTCAGCAGCCGGATGAGGTACTCTACATGCGGGCTCTTGCCGGTGCCCCCCATTGATAAGTTGCCTACGGCGATCACTGGCAGGCTAAACTCCACGGCCGTAAGCACTTTGGAGTCGTATAAGCGGTTGCGCAGCCACATGATAAGGCCATACAGCAAAGAAAAGGGGTACAGCAGGAACTTCAAATATCTGAGCACGTTCATTTAGCTTTTAAAATCATAAATCGCCTGCGGCGTGATGGCCATCTTCAGCCGTACATCCCAGGGACCGGCATCATCGATGGCCGGCACCGGGTCAAACTGGCTGAGGCCAACGGTCAGTACATCCGGGCGGCATTGCTGCAAAAAACGGTCATACATGCCCTTACCGTAGCCGGCCCGGTGGCCCCGGAGGTCAAACGCCAGCAGGGGCACAAATACCAGGTCTATGCTGGAAGGCGCCACCAGCGTGCCTCCCGCGGGTTCCGTCATACCGTAGCGATGGGTGGTCAGCACGGTATGCGCATCCCAAAGATAATGCAGCATTTGACTGGTTTGCATGTCTGTGCTAGATAAAACTAAATTAACCTGCGGATGGGCCTCCCGCAACCATTGGGCCAGGGGCCGGGTGTCCACCTCTTTTTTTGCATCAATGGGCAGGAACAGGTGCACATAGCGCATGCTGCTGTAATCGAGGTCCATGCAGTGTTGCAGGATAGCGGCATTGGCAGTGGCAGCAGCCGTAGCGGGGAGATTGAGCCGCTTTTCCAGGTAAGTGATGCGCAGGTCTTTTTTAGTAGGCATGGCTTATCCGAAATTAAACGTCTGCGCTTTTACAAAAGCTTTGTCTATGTGGTCTGCAAACGGGATGCGCCCCAGTTTGGGGTACCTGCTCCAGCGCACAATGTCGTTTTCGTTGCTGTTTTCCGGGCCGTTAAAGATCCAACCCATCACCGGAGCGCCTTTTGCCCGCAGGATCTCCGCGGTCAGCAAAGCGTGGTTAATGCTCCCCAGGTAGTTCTGGGCCACAATGATCACGCGCGCCTGCAGTTGCAATACCATGTCCAGCATGAACTGGTCTTCATTAAGTGGTACCAGGATGCCGCCGGCGCCTTCTATCACCAGGGGACGTACCACGGGCTGGTGCTTTCTGGCCTGCTCCACGATGGGGCGCAACTGGATGGTGACACCTTCCATGCGGGCTGCCAGGTGCGGACTGGCGGGCGCTTTGAGCTTGTACAGCTCCGGGTGGCAGATCGTAAAATTGTTGCTGATCAACGCTTTCACGGTATCGCGGTCGGTACCTTCCATCAGGCCGGTCTGCACGGGCTTCCAGTAGTCGGCCTGCAGGGCTTCGGTAACGCAGGCGGCAGTAATGGTCTTTCCCACACCGGTACCTATCCCTGTGATAAAAATGCTGTTCATGGACGCAAAGGTAGTGTTTCGCGTACAACGTACAATGTACAGCCTACAATGTACCTCCTGGAGCGGAAATGACGTCGCGGTATGCTGTACGCCCTACTTTGTACAATTTCACTACATTCGCAAGGAATCATTTTTCCATTATGAAAATTTGCAACAACATCCTTGATACCATTGGCAATACCCCGATGGTAAAGCTGAATAAGATCACGGCAGCCCTGCCCTGCACGGTGCTGGCCAAGGTGGAATTCTTTAACCCCGGTAATTCTATTAAAGACCGCATGGCCATTAAAATGGTGGAAGTGGCAGAAGCAGACGGGCGCCTGAAACCCGGCGGCACCATCATTGAAGGCACTTCCGGCAATACCGGCATGGGGCTGGCCCTGGCAGCGGTGATCAAAGGTTACAAATGCATTTTTACCACCACAGATAAGCAGTCCAAGGAAAAGATGGACATCCTCAAAGCGCTGGGCGCAGAGGTGATCGTGTGCCCCACCAACGTGGAGCCGGAAGATCCCCGCTCCTACTACTCCGTGAGCAAGCGCCTGGCCAAAGAAGTGCCCAATTCCTGGTACGTGAATCAATATGATAACCTGGCCAACCGCGATGCGCACTATGAGCAAACGGGCCCCGAGATCTGGGAACAAACGGATGGAAAGATCACCCACCTGGTAGTGGCCACCGGCACCGGAGGCACCATTACCGGCACCGGCAAATACCTGAAGGAAAAAAATCCGGATATTAAAGTGTGGGCCATAGACAGCTACGGCTCCCTGCTGAAAAAATACTTTGAAACCGGTGAGCTGGATATGAGTGAAGTATACCCTTACATTACGGAAGGCATTGGGGAAGACTTTGTACCGGAGAACTATGACATGGACGTGATAGACCAGTTTGAAAAGGTGACGGATAAAGACGGCGCCGTGATGGCGCGCCGCATTGCCAAGGAAGAAGGCATCTTTGTGGGTTACTCCGCCGGATCCGCCCTGGCAGGCCTTATGCAGCTGAAAAGCCAGTTGAAGCCTGCTGATGTAGTGGTAGTGATCTTCCATGACCACGGCAGCCGCTATGTAGGCAAAGTATACAACGACCAGTGGATGATGGAACGGGGTTTCCTGGATGTAAAGACCGTGAAAGATGTAGTAGGCGCCCGCGCCGGCAAGCCCCTGGTGACCATCAGACCGGATGAAAAAGTGAGCGACGCCATCGCCAAAATGAAGAAGTTCGACATTGAACATATTCCCGTGCTGCAAAACGGCGATGTGATAGGTTCCGTATCTGAAAACGGCTTGTTCCTGCGCCTCATTGACGACGCCAACATTAAAGAGGCTGCCGTGAAAACCGTGATGCAGCCTGCATTTCCGCTGGTAGGGATGGATACGCCCATTGAGAAATTATCTTCCTACATCAACAAAGAAAATGGTGCGGTACTTACGAAGGATGACAGTGGTAACTATCACATTGTAACGAAGTATGATATTATACAGGCGTTAGGAAGTTAAATGATGTACATGGTACCTGGTACAAATGCTATGAAAATATTCACCGATCAATTACAACGCACTGTGCGCCTGGGTTTCCCGCCAAGGCGCATTGTTTCTTTGGTGCCATCGCAAACGGAGCTGCTGCATGCACTGGGCCTGGAAGCGGAAGTGGTAGGCATTACTAAGTTCTGCATCCACCCGGCGGCGTGGTTCCGTAGCAAGACCCGGGTGGGTGGCACCAGGCAGCTGAATATAGAGACCATCCGCCAGTTGCAACCGGACCTGGTCATTGCCAACAAGGAGGAGAATGAGCAGGTACAGATTGAAGCACTGGAAAAGGAATTCCTTGTGTGGGTGAGCGATATACAAACCTTGCCGGATGCGGGTGATATGATGCTGCGGGTGGGCGCGCTCACCGGCCGCGCGGAAAAAGCACAGGAGATCGTGAACGAAATTATGCAGCGCTTTGCGCAGCTGGCAGTAGCTGTGGCAGGCACCAAACGCAGGCGGGTGGCTTACTTCATCTGGCGTAACCCCTGGATGGTAGCGGCTTCGAACACGTTCATTGATTGCATACTGGACCAGTATGGGTTTACAAATGTATTTGCAAAAGAAAGCCGCTATCCTGTTTTTACCACGGAGCAGCTGCGCAAGGTAGATTGCGACCTGGTACTGCTTTCATCGGAGCCTTATCCATTTGGGGAGAAACATATGGCAGAGATGCACGATATATTTCCCGGCGCCATCATCAAGCTGGTGGATGGGGAAATGTTTTCCTGGTATGGCAGTCATTTGTTGCAAACGCCCGGCTATTGGGGCCAGGTGGCAGGATAAGCGGCCAGCGCGTTATCCCTTCAGCCCACCGAAAATGCTGGTCATCATTACCAGCAATACCAGCAACGTAATGCCGATATACAGCTTGTCCTTTTCCAAAACAAAGCCCACGAGTGAAAATGCCACGCGGAGAATGGGCGTAGCAATGAGCAACAGTGCGCCTAACTGGATGATCTCCGGGGAACTGCCGGTCACTGCCCCGTGGAAAATGCCGCTGTAGGTGGTGTAGCCATTGGTTTCCCCTTTAAAGACATTGTAGGCGGGCACCGGTAAATTACCTTTCATCATAAGATAACAAACCCCGCCGATAAAAGCTACAAGGCAGGCCGTGAGTACGCCATAGCGCAGCAGTTGCCCCACCAGTTGTTCTACATCCGTATCTTTCCAGCTGCGGTTTTTCTTTTCCATGTGTAACCGGTTTAACGTTAAAACTTGTGCTGGTAGCCGTTATAGATCATCTCTATGGCTACAAAGGTGATGGCTACGCAAAAGATGAGGCGCAGCGCCCTGGTGTTCATGCGCATCAGCAGTTTGGAACCGGTGAAAGCACCGGCCAATACACCGAGCATTACCGGAAATGCGAGCCCGGGGTCCACGTACCCACGTTGCAGGTACACCACCGCGCTTGCCGCTGCGGTGACGCCGATCATAAAATTACTGGTGGTAGTGCTCACTTTGAATGGGATGCGCATGGCCGTGTCCATAGCCAGTACTTTTAATGCGCCGGAGCCAATGCCCAGCAGGCCTGAGATAATGCCGGCCAGCGTCATGATGGAAAAGCCGGCGCCTACGTTCTTCAACTGGTAGGCCACTTCTCCGTGGTCTGTTGGGTATGTGTTATTAAGTTTGAGGATGCCCGCCCACTTACTGCCGGTGGTGAGTGCCTGCTCGTTCTTTTTTCTTAACGTCATGATGGCGGAAAAGATCAGCACTATACCAAAAAGAATGGCAATGGTGTTGGTAGGGGTATACACGGCTATCAGCGCACCCAGCACGGCGCCTATGGTAGTGGCTATTTCCAGGAACATACCCAGCCGCATGTTGGTAATGCCTTCCTTTACATATGCACTGGCAGACCCGCTGGAAGTGGCAATGGAGGCGAGCAGCGCTGCCCCGATGGCGTAGCGGATGTCCACGCCAAAGGCCAGGGTAAGCAGTGGAATGACCACCACGCCGCCACCCAGCCCGGTAAGGGAGCCGAGCAAACCGGCCAGGTAAGCGCCAGCCAGGAGAATGAGACTGAAGGTGAGTATTGTCATAAGGGGAGGTTATGTATCATTGGCACACTATATAACAGTCATGCTTATACGCTTTTTCCATCAGCTCTTTTAACACCAGGAAATCATTAACCAGGTGCAGCATGTTATACAGCTTCCCTTCCTTCAGGTCATCTGTCCACTCGCCGGGGTAAATATCATTCTCATTAAGTTCCTCCGCATCATATGCATCCTCCACCTGCACTTCATCCAGTGTATGCAGCAGGTCGCGGATCTGCGCTACTACATCCGGTGATTGATAGTGCAGGCCTTCTTCAATGGCATCGCCCAGTGCTTCAAAGTGGGCTGCATTCCAGTTGCTGAAATCAATGTCCTGCGCTTCACCGATGAAAGCATCGGGATAAAAAATAGCATTCACCAGGATCTCCGTATCCTCATCACTGATCAGTATTTTGTCCAGCAGGAACAGTAATGCATCTGCACTGCCCTGGAAACGGGCATGTGCAACAGCGCCTTTGGACGGATCGGCACCGGGGCCGCTGAGGGCCTGGAAAGCCTTGGCTGGCAAGGCATACAGGGTTCTTACTTCGCTCATTCTTTGTCAAATACTTTTTCCCCGCCAATGAAAGTGGCGAGTACCTTGGTTTGCAATACTTGTTTGGCATCCACCTTCATCAGGTCCTGGTCCAGGATGATGAAATCCGCTTTCTTACCGGGCTCCAGGCTGCCTACTTCTGTTTCCAGGAAGTCTGCTTTGGCGGCCCAGATGGTCATGCCGCGCAGGGCCTGTTCCCGGGTCAGGGCATTTTCCATCTGGAAACCGCCTGCGGGATAGCCGCTGGTATCTTGCCGGAAAACCGCTGCCAGGAAGGTTTTGAAGGGAGATATATCTTCCACGGGGAAGTCTGTGCCCAGGGGCAGCCAGCCATTTTGTTTCAGCAACTGCTGGTAAGCATAAGCACCTTTGAGCCGCTCCTCGCCCAGCCTTTCACCGGCCCAGCGCATATCGCTGGTAGCGTGGGTGGGTTGCACGGAAGGGATGATGCTGGCCTGGCCAAACAGGGCAAAGTCCTGCGGATCCACAACCTGCGCGTGCTCTATGCGCCAGCGTTTATCATTTTTACCGGACAGGTATTTATTGTAAATATTTAAGATAGTACGGTTACCGGAATCGCCAATGGCGTGGGTACACATCTGGAACTCCGTGGTGGAAAGCATATTTGCAATGGAATCGAAATGTGCAGGGCTGCTCAGCAGGAAACCATTCCAGCCGGGCTTGTCGCTGTAGGGCCGCAACAGGCAGGCGCCCCGGCTGCCCAGTGCTCCATCTGCATACACTTTTACGCCGTGCACATACAGGCGGTCTGTTTTGTAAGGGCCGCGGTGCAGGTAATAAGCGTAATTGGCGCTATCGTCAGACATCATTACATACAGGCGCATTTTCAGTTTGCCTTCCTGCTGCAAGGCATCCATCATATTAATGGCATCCACCTCCAGGCCGCAATCCGTGATCATCGTGAGGCCCTGTGCAAAGCAATTGGTTTGCGCAGCACCCAGCCATTTTTCAAGCAACGCTTTATTGGCCGCAGGCTCCACGGCTTCCATACGGTGCGCGGCATTATCCACCAGCACGCCGGTCAGCACACCGTTACTGGTCTCAATGCTGCCGCCTTCTATTTTGTCGCCGGCCTTGATGCCGGCCAGTTCCAGGGCTTTGGCATTGGCCAGCACGGCGTGGCCATCCACCCGGGAGAGTACCACGGGTTTATCCGGGAATAGATCATTGAGCACTTTATTATCCGGGAAGGCCTTGCCGGGCCAGCGGTTCTGGTCCCACCCGTTGCCGGTGATCCATGTTTCTCCGGGATGCGCAGCTGCAAAGGCTTTTACGCGTGCGGTCACTTCCTCAAAACTATTGGCGCCGTAGAGGTTTACGGCATAAAGGGATTTGCCATATTCCAGGAAATGCGCGTGGGCGTCTATGAACCCGGGGTAGATGAATTTTCCTTTGGCATCAATGGTGTTCTGCGGGTCAAAGCGGGCCTGGAGGCCGGCCGTAGTGCCGGTAGCTACCACGTGCCCGCCCTGGATCACGATGGCTTCTGCGGTGGAGAATGCGCTGTCTATCGTATATACATGCGCGTTATACACCAGCAGGTCGGCCGGCTTGCGGGAATTGCAGGCAGTGGCCAGTATGAGCAGGGCTACAAGGAAGGTGTGCAACTGTTTCATAGCAGGTATTTGGGTATAAATATAAAAGATAACTGCCACATGCCCCGGTATTTGAAAGTTGGAAATGACGGGCGGGAAATTGCATGCCCGCCAATTTGGACGTTTTCGAAACATTCCTGCCAGATTTGCATTTTGCCGGCAAGGATTATATATTTGCTTTCCTTTAAACGAAGAAACATGGGAAAATACAGAGCTGGCGTATTATTCGGCGATGAGCTGAAAGCGCTGTACAATGATGCGAAAGCACAAGGTTTTGCAATGCCTGCAGTAAACGTAATCGGTACTGATTCCATTAATGCAGTGCTGGAAACAGCCGCTAAAGTGAACTCTCCGGTAATTATTCAGTTCTCCAACGGTGGCGCGCAATTCTTTGCGGGCAAAGGTATGCCGAATGACAAACTGCAAGCAAACATTTCAGGTGCCATTTCCGGTGCCAAGCACGTGCACGAGGTGGCCAAGTATTATGGTGTGCCCGTAGTACTGCATACCGACCACGCTGCCGCCAAATGGCTGCCCTGGATCGATGGCCTGCTGGACGCTGGTGAAGCATTTAAAAAGCAAACCGGCCAGCCCCTCTTCTCCTCCCACATGCTGGACCTGTCTGAAGAGCCCATCCACGAAAACATTGAAACTTCCAAGAAATATTTCCAGCGCATGGCCCCCCTGGGCATGTCCATCGAAATTGAACTGGGTGTAACCGGCGGTGAAGAAGATGGTGTGGACAACAGTGGTGTAGACAACTCCAAGTTGTATACCCAGCCGGAAGACGTAGCCCTGGCTTACGAAACCCTGTCTGAAGTGAGCCCCCTGTTCACCATCGCGGCAGCTTTCGGTAACGTGCATGGCGTGTACACGCCTGGTAACGTGGAACTGCGTCCCGAGATCCTGAAGAACAGCCAGGACTTTATCCAGGCAAAACATAAAACCGCTGAAAAGCCCGTGTACTATGTATTCCATGGCGGTAGCGGCTCTCCTAAACACCAGATCGCGGAAGCGCTGACCTACGGTGTGATCAAGATGAACATTGATACTGATATGCAATGGGCATTCTGGGAAGGCATCCTGCATTACTACAAATCCAAAGAAGGCTACCTGCAGTCACAGCTGGGCAACCCCGAAGGTGCAGACAAGCCGAACAAAAAATACTACGATCCGCGCGTATGGCTGCGTAAGGGCGAAGAAAACTTCGTAAAACGCCTGGAAGAAGCATTCCAGGACCTGAACTGCATTAACCGTAACGCATAAATGCATCCAAGCTATAAGCCCCACGTTGTTTTGCCAGCGTGGGGCTTTTCCTTGCTACCTAAGACCCAGGGCACAACACCTAAGGCCCGGTAATATATAATGATATTTATATATTGTTTGCGAACATAATATGAGATTGCGCGACAAATAACGTAGATTTGCCAATTGAAACC
Coding sequences:
- the bioD gene encoding dethiobiotin synthase is translated as MNSIFITGIGTGVGKTITAACVTEALQADYWKPVQTGLMEGTDRDTVKALISNNFTICHPELYKLKAPASPHLAARMEGVTIQLRPIVEQARKHQPVVRPLVIEGAGGILVPLNEDQFMLDMVLQLQARVIIVAQNYLGSINHALLTAEILRAKGAPVMGWIFNGPENSNENDIVRWSRYPKLGRIPFADHIDKAFVKAQTFNFG
- a CDS encoding pyridoxal-phosphate dependent enzyme, yielding MKICNNILDTIGNTPMVKLNKITAALPCTVLAKVEFFNPGNSIKDRMAIKMVEVAEADGRLKPGGTIIEGTSGNTGMGLALAAVIKGYKCIFTTTDKQSKEKMDILKALGAEVIVCPTNVEPEDPRSYYSVSKRLAKEVPNSWYVNQYDNLANRDAHYEQTGPEIWEQTDGKITHLVVATGTGGTITGTGKYLKEKNPDIKVWAIDSYGSLLKKYFETGELDMSEVYPYITEGIGEDFVPENYDMDVIDQFEKVTDKDGAVMARRIAKEEGIFVGYSAGSALAGLMQLKSQLKPADVVVVIFHDHGSRYVGKVYNDQWMMERGFLDVKTVKDVVGARAGKPLVTIRPDEKVSDAIAKMKKFDIEHIPVLQNGDVIGSVSENGLFLRLIDDANIKEAAVKTVMQPAFPLVGMDTPIEKLSSYINKENGAVLTKDDSGNYHIVTKYDIIQALGS
- a CDS encoding helical backbone metal receptor, translated to MKIFTDQLQRTVRLGFPPRRIVSLVPSQTELLHALGLEAEVVGITKFCIHPAAWFRSKTRVGGTRQLNIETIRQLQPDLVIANKEENEQVQIEALEKEFLVWVSDIQTLPDAGDMMLRVGALTGRAEKAQEIVNEIMQRFAQLAVAVAGTKRRRVAYFIWRNPWMVAASNTFIDCILDQYGFTNVFAKESRYPVFTTEQLRKVDCDLVLLSSEPYPFGEKHMAEMHDIFPGAIIKLVDGEMFSWYGSHLLQTPGYWGQVAG
- a CDS encoding DUF1634 domain-containing protein — encoded protein: MEKKNRSWKDTDVEQLVGQLLRYGVLTACLVAFIGGVCYLMMKGNLPVPAYNVFKGETNGYTTYSGIFHGAVTGSSPEIIQLGALLLIATPILRVAFSLVGFVLEKDKLYIGITLLVLLVMMTSIFGGLKG
- a CDS encoding DUF1877 family protein, whose product is MSEVRTLYALPAKAFQALSGPGADPSKGAVAHARFQGSADALLFLLDKILISDEDTEILVNAIFYPDAFIGEAQDIDFSNWNAAHFEALGDAIEEGLHYQSPDVVAQIRDLLHTLDEVQVEDAYDAEELNENDIYPGEWTDDLKEGKLYNMLHLVNDFLVLKELMEKAYKHDCYIVCQ
- a CDS encoding amidohydrolase — translated: MKQLHTFLVALLILATACNSRKPADLLVYNAHVYTIDSAFSTAEAIVIQGGHVVATGTTAGLQARFDPQNTIDAKGKFIYPGFIDAHAHFLEYGKSLYAVNLYGANSFEEVTARVKAFAAAHPGETWITGNGWDQNRWPGKAFPDNKVLNDLFPDKPVVLSRVDGHAVLANAKALELAGIKAGDKIEGGSIETSNGVLTGVLVDNAAHRMEAVEPAANKALLEKWLGAAQTNCFAQGLTMITDCGLEVDAINMMDALQQEGKLKMRLYVMMSDDSANYAYYLHRGPYKTDRLYVHGVKVYADGALGSRGACLLRPYSDKPGWNGFLLSSPAHFDSIANMLSTTEFQMCTHAIGDSGNRTILNIYNKYLSGKNDKRWRIEHAQVVDPQDFALFGQASIIPSVQPTHATSDMRWAGERLGEERLKGAYAYQQLLKQNGWLPLGTDFPVEDISPFKTFLAAVFRQDTSGYPAGGFQMENALTREQALRGMTIWAAKADFLETEVGSLEPGKKADFIILDQDLMKVDAKQVLQTKVLATFIGGEKVFDKE
- a CDS encoding sulfite exporter TauE/SafE family protein → MTILTFSLILLAGAYLAGLLGSLTGLGGGVVVIPLLTLAFGVDIRYAIGAALLASIATSSGSASAYVKEGITNMRLGMFLEIATTIGAVLGALIAVYTPTNTIAILFGIVLIFSAIMTLRKKNEQALTTGSKWAGILKLNNTYPTDHGEVAYQLKNVGAGFSIMTLAGIISGLLGIGSGALKVLAMDTAMRIPFKVSTTTSNFMIGVTAAASAVVYLQRGYVDPGLAFPVMLGVLAGAFTGSKLLMRMNTRALRLIFCVAITFVAIEMIYNGYQHKF